The following proteins are co-located in the Colius striatus isolate bColStr4 chromosome 6, bColStr4.1.hap1, whole genome shotgun sequence genome:
- the F2 gene encoding prothrombin: MACDKSSVLRGLLFSSLLHLTLSHAGVFLEKGQALSVLKRPRRANKGFLEEMLKGSLERECLEETCSYEEAFEALESTEQTEVFWSNYQVCQGLRKSRTVLDACLEGNCSLGLGQNYRGTISYTKSGIECQVWTSKYPHIPKFNATIHPSLVENYCRNPDNNPEGPWCYTRDPTVEREECPIPVCGQERTTVKFTPRVTPPAPQEPCHADKGMLYTGSLSVTVSGAKCLPWNSEKAQEVLQGKHSEPEVKLLGNYCRNPDGDEEGVWCVTEQAPGFGYCDLHYCDSSLEDGSDQAEGMAGRSTLPREFKTFFDEKTFGSGEADCGTRPLFEKKKVTDKSEKELLESYIGGRVVQGDDAEIGSSPWQVMLYKKSPQELLCGASLISDSWILTAAHCLYYPPWDKNLTTNDILVRIGKHIRAKYEKNQEKIALLDKIIIHPKYNWKENMDRDIALMHLKRPIIFSEYIHPVCLPTKEVVQRLMLAGYKGRVTGWGNLKETWAANPSNLPTVLQQLNVPIVDQNTCKESTKVKVTDNMFCAGYSPEDSKRGDACEGDSGGPFVMKNPDDNRWYQVGIVSWGEGCDRDGKYGFYTHVFRLKKWLRKTIEKHGR, translated from the exons ATGGCGTGTGACAAGAGCAGCGTGCTGAGGgggctgctcttctccagcctcctgcACCTCACCCTGAGCCATGCTGGAG TTTTCCTGGAGAAGGGACAGGCGCTGTCAGTGCTCAAACGGCCACGACGTGCCAACAAGGGCTTTCTGGAAGAGATGCTTAAAGGGAGCCTGGAGCGAGAGTGCCTGGAGGAGACGTGCAGCTACGAGGAGGCGTTTGAAGCCCTTGAATCCACCGAGCAGACG gAGGTATTTTGGTCAAACTACCAAG TGTGCCAGGGTCTGAGAAAGTCCAGGACAGTTCTAGATGCTTGTCTAGAAG GTAACTGCTCTCTTGGGCTGGGCCAGAACTATCGGGGGACAATCAGCTACACCAAATCGGGGATTGAATGTCAAGTGTGGACGAGCAAATATCCACACATACCTAA ATTTAATGCCACCATTCATCCCAGCCTGGTGGAGAACTACTGCAGGAACCCAGACAATAACCCGGAGGGCCCGTGGTGCTACACCCGCGACCCCACGGTGGAACGGGAGGAGTGTCCCATCCCAGTGTGTG GCCAAGAAAGGACGACGGTTAAATTCACGCCCCGGGTCacccccccggccccgcaggAGCCCTGCCACGCAGACAAAGGCATGCTCTACACTGGGAGCCTCTCAGTCACTGTGTCAGGAGCCAAGTGCCTGCCCTGGAACTCTGAGAAAGCCCAAGAGGTGCTGCAAGGAAAGCACAGTGAGCCGGAGGTGAAGCTGCTGGGGAATTACTGCCGGAATCCGGACGGGGACGAGGAGGGCGTGTGGTGTGTCACAGAGCAGGCGCCCGGCTTCGGCTACTGCGACCTGCACTACTGCG ACAGCTCGCTAGAGGATGGCAGCGACCAGGCAGAGGGAATGGCAGGACGCAGTACCCTTCCTCGAGAGTTCAAAACCTTCTTTGATGAGAAAACATTTGGTTCAGGCGAAGCAG ACTGTGGCACTCGTCCTttgtttgagaagaaaaaggtaacagacaaaagcgagaaggagctgctggagtcctaCATAGGAGGCAGAGTTGTGCAAGGGGATGATGCAGAAATTGGCAGCTCCCCCTG GCAGGTGATGCTCTACAAAAAGAGTCctcaagagctgctgtgtggtGCCAGCCTCATCAGTGACAGCTGGATCTTGACTGCTGCCCATTGTCTTTATTATCCACCCTGGGACAAGAACTTAACTACAAACGACATCTTGGTGCGGATTGGCAAGCACATAAGGGCAAA GTACGAAAAGAATCAAGAGAAGATTGCTCTGTTGGATAAAATCATCATCCATCCCAAGTACAACTGGAAAGAGAACATGGACCGGGATATTGCACTCATGCACTTGAAGAGACCCATCATCTTCAGTGAATACATCCATCCTGTCTGCCTGCCTACCAAAGAGGTCGTGCAGAG gctgaTGCTGGCAGGTTACAAAGGACGGGTAACTGGTTGGGGAAACTTGAAAGAAACGTGGGCTGCTAACCCAAGCAACCTCCCCACagttctgcagcagctcaaCGTGCCCATCGTGGACCAAAATACCTGCAAAGAGTCCACTAAAGTTAAAGTCACTGACAACATGTTCTGTGCAG GTTATAGCCCTGAAGACTCAAAGAGAGGAGATGCCTGTGAAGGGGACAGCGGGGGACCTTTTGTAATGAAG